From a region of the Cyprinus carpio isolate SPL01 chromosome B21, ASM1834038v1, whole genome shotgun sequence genome:
- the LOC109104898 gene encoding noelin-like isoform X2, with protein MQRVNKLLSLIVLVLMGTELTQVLPANPEESWQVYSSAQDSEGRCVCTVVAPQQTMCSRDARTKQLRQLLEKVQNMTQSIQVLDQRTQRDLQYVVKMEDQLRGLETKFRQVEENHKQNIAKQYKVIKAKMAELRPLIPVLEEYKADARLVQQFKEEVQNLTSSLSLLQQEMGAYDYDDLHSRVISLEERLRACMQKLGHCRKKKTTLSDLTTHRLNMCHKYTHPSVRVDAGLSNTSQKVMACGKLTGISDAITIKTSGSRFGSWMTDPLAPEGDTRVWYMDGYHNNRFVREYKSMADFMTSDNFTSHRLPHPWSGTGQVVYNGSIYFNKFQSNMIIKFDFKTSTISKSQRLDNAGYSNTYHYAWGGHSDIDLMVDEGGLWAVYATNQNAGNIVISKLHPLTLHIIQSWTTNHPRRSAGESFMICGTLYVTNGYSGGTKVYYAYHTNSSTYEYIDIVLQNKYSHISMLDYNPRDRALYAWNNGHQVLYNVTLFHVIRSEQL; from the exons ATGCAGCGCGTGAACAAGCTCTTGAGTCTCATCGTGCTGGTGCTGATGGGCACGGAACTCACGCAA GTTTTACCTGCTAACCCAGAGGAGTCCTGGCAGGTGTACAGCTCGGCTCAGGACAGCGAGGGCAGGTGTGTGTGCACGGTCGTCGCACCTCAGCAGACCATGTGCTCAAGAGACGCCCGCACCAAACAACTCCGCCAGCTCCTGGAGAAG gtgCAAAACATGACGCAGTCTATCCAAGTATTGGACCAGCGGACCCAGAGGGACCTGCAGTACGTTGTGAAGATGGAAGATCAGCTCCGTGGCCTGGAGACCAAATTCAGACAGGTGGAGGAGAACCACAAACAAAACATCGCCAAGCAATACAAG GTCATAAAGGCAAAAATGGCGGAGCTGCGACCGCTGATTCCCGTACTGGAGGAGTACAAAGCGGACGCACGGCTGGTTCAGCAGTTTAAGGAGGAGGTGCAGAACTTGACGTCCAGCCTCAGCCTCCTTCAGCAGGAGATGGGAGCCTACGACTATGATGACCTGCACTCCCGCGTGATTAGTCTTGAGGAGCGGTTACGTGCATGCATGCAGAAGCTCG GACATTGCCGAAAGAAGAAGACGACTTTGTCTGATTTAACTACTCACAGACTAAACATGTGTCACAAATATACCCACCCAAGTGTGCGAGTAGACGCTGGACTTTCTAACACAAGTCAAAAAGTCATGG CGTGTGGTAAGCTGACCGGCATTAGTGATGCAATCACTATTAAAACATCCGGGTCTCGATTCGGATCCTGGATGACGGACCCTCTTGCTCCTGAAGGAGACACTAGG GTGTGGTACATGGACGGCTATCATAACAACCGTTTTGTGCGGGAATATAAGTCTATGGCGGACTTCATGACGTCGGACAACTTCACGTCTCACCGCCTGCCGCACCCTTGGTCCGGGACGGGTCAGGTGGTCTACAATGGCTCCATCTATTTCAACAAGTTCCAGAGCAACATGATCATCAAGTTTGACTTCAAGACATCCACCATAAGTAAATCTCAGCGTCTGGATAATGCAGGCTACAGTAACACCTACCACTATGCCTGGGGCGGACACTCTGACATCGACCTCATGGTGGACGAGGGCGGGCTCTGGGCTGTCTACGCCACCAATCAGAATGCGGGGAACATAGTCATCAGCAAGCTCCACCCCCTGACCCTGCATATAATCCAGAGCTGGACGACCAATCACCCGAGACGCAGCGCTGGGGAGTCGTTTATGATTTGCGGGACACTGTACGTGACCAACGGCTACTCAGGAGGGACGAAAGTCTACTACGCCTACCACACCAACTCCTCGACGTATGAGTACATCGATATCGTTCTGCAGAACAAGTACTCGCACATCTCCATGCTGGACTACAACCCACGAGATCGTGCGCTCTATGCCTGGAATAACGGACATCAAGTCCTATACAACGTTACGCTTTTCCATGTCATCCGCTCGGAGCAACTGTAA
- the LOC109104898 gene encoding noelin-like isoform X3: protein MSVPLLKIGVVLSTMAMITNWMSQTLPSLVGLNTTKLTAAQGGYPDRSIGVLPANPEESWQVYSSAQDSEGRCVCTVVAPQQTMCSRDARTKQLRQLLEKVQNMTQSIQVLDQRTQRDLQYVVKMEDQLRGLETKFRQVEENHKQNIAKQYKVIKAKMAELRPLIPVLEEYKADARLVQQFKEEVQNLTSSLSLLQQEMGAYDYDDLHSRVISLEERLRACMQKLACGKLTGISDAITIKTSGSRFGSWMTDPLAPEGDTRVWYMDGYHNNRFVREYKSMADFMTSDNFTSHRLPHPWSGTGQVVYNGSIYFNKFQSNMIIKFDFKTSTISKSQRLDNAGYSNTYHYAWGGHSDIDLMVDEGGLWAVYATNQNAGNIVISKLHPLTLHIIQSWTTNHPRRSAGESFMICGTLYVTNGYSGGTKVYYAYHTNSSTYEYIDIVLQNKYSHISMLDYNPRDRALYAWNNGHQVLYNVTLFHVIRSEQL, encoded by the exons ATGTCGGTGCCTTTGCTGAAGATCGGTGTGGTGCTCAGCACCATGGCAATGATCACCAACTGGATGTCCCAGACACTTCCATCACTAGTGGGGCTCAACACCACCAAACTGACCGCGGCGCAGGGCGGCTATCCCGACCGGAGTATAGGA GTTTTACCTGCTAACCCAGAGGAGTCCTGGCAGGTGTACAGCTCGGCTCAGGACAGCGAGGGCAGGTGTGTGTGCACGGTCGTCGCACCTCAGCAGACCATGTGCTCAAGAGACGCCCGCACCAAACAACTCCGCCAGCTCCTGGAGAAG gtgCAAAACATGACGCAGTCTATCCAAGTATTGGACCAGCGGACCCAGAGGGACCTGCAGTACGTTGTGAAGATGGAAGATCAGCTCCGTGGCCTGGAGACCAAATTCAGACAGGTGGAGGAGAACCACAAACAAAACATCGCCAAGCAATACAAG GTCATAAAGGCAAAAATGGCGGAGCTGCGACCGCTGATTCCCGTACTGGAGGAGTACAAAGCGGACGCACGGCTGGTTCAGCAGTTTAAGGAGGAGGTGCAGAACTTGACGTCCAGCCTCAGCCTCCTTCAGCAGGAGATGGGAGCCTACGACTATGATGACCTGCACTCCCGCGTGATTAGTCTTGAGGAGCGGTTACGTGCATGCATGCAGAAGCTCG CGTGTGGTAAGCTGACCGGCATTAGTGATGCAATCACTATTAAAACATCCGGGTCTCGATTCGGATCCTGGATGACGGACCCTCTTGCTCCTGAAGGAGACACTAGG GTGTGGTACATGGACGGCTATCATAACAACCGTTTTGTGCGGGAATATAAGTCTATGGCGGACTTCATGACGTCGGACAACTTCACGTCTCACCGCCTGCCGCACCCTTGGTCCGGGACGGGTCAGGTGGTCTACAATGGCTCCATCTATTTCAACAAGTTCCAGAGCAACATGATCATCAAGTTTGACTTCAAGACATCCACCATAAGTAAATCTCAGCGTCTGGATAATGCAGGCTACAGTAACACCTACCACTATGCCTGGGGCGGACACTCTGACATCGACCTCATGGTGGACGAGGGCGGGCTCTGGGCTGTCTACGCCACCAATCAGAATGCGGGGAACATAGTCATCAGCAAGCTCCACCCCCTGACCCTGCATATAATCCAGAGCTGGACGACCAATCACCCGAGACGCAGCGCTGGGGAGTCGTTTATGATTTGCGGGACACTGTACGTGACCAACGGCTACTCAGGAGGGACGAAAGTCTACTACGCCTACCACACCAACTCCTCGACGTATGAGTACATCGATATCGTTCTGCAGAACAAGTACTCGCACATCTCCATGCTGGACTACAACCCACGAGATCGTGCGCTCTATGCCTGGAATAACGGACATCAAGTCCTATACAACGTTACGCTTTTCCATGTCATCCGCTCGGAGCAACTGTAA
- the LOC109104898 gene encoding noelin-like isoform X4 yields the protein MQRVNKLLSLIVLVLMGTELTQVLPANPEESWQVYSSAQDSEGRCVCTVVAPQQTMCSRDARTKQLRQLLEKVQNMTQSIQVLDQRTQRDLQYVVKMEDQLRGLETKFRQVEENHKQNIAKQYKVIKAKMAELRPLIPVLEEYKADARLVQQFKEEVQNLTSSLSLLQQEMGAYDYDDLHSRVISLEERLRACMQKLACGKLTGISDAITIKTSGSRFGSWMTDPLAPEGDTRVWYMDGYHNNRFVREYKSMADFMTSDNFTSHRLPHPWSGTGQVVYNGSIYFNKFQSNMIIKFDFKTSTISKSQRLDNAGYSNTYHYAWGGHSDIDLMVDEGGLWAVYATNQNAGNIVISKLHPLTLHIIQSWTTNHPRRSAGESFMICGTLYVTNGYSGGTKVYYAYHTNSSTYEYIDIVLQNKYSHISMLDYNPRDRALYAWNNGHQVLYNVTLFHVIRSEQL from the exons ATGCAGCGCGTGAACAAGCTCTTGAGTCTCATCGTGCTGGTGCTGATGGGCACGGAACTCACGCAA GTTTTACCTGCTAACCCAGAGGAGTCCTGGCAGGTGTACAGCTCGGCTCAGGACAGCGAGGGCAGGTGTGTGTGCACGGTCGTCGCACCTCAGCAGACCATGTGCTCAAGAGACGCCCGCACCAAACAACTCCGCCAGCTCCTGGAGAAG gtgCAAAACATGACGCAGTCTATCCAAGTATTGGACCAGCGGACCCAGAGGGACCTGCAGTACGTTGTGAAGATGGAAGATCAGCTCCGTGGCCTGGAGACCAAATTCAGACAGGTGGAGGAGAACCACAAACAAAACATCGCCAAGCAATACAAG GTCATAAAGGCAAAAATGGCGGAGCTGCGACCGCTGATTCCCGTACTGGAGGAGTACAAAGCGGACGCACGGCTGGTTCAGCAGTTTAAGGAGGAGGTGCAGAACTTGACGTCCAGCCTCAGCCTCCTTCAGCAGGAGATGGGAGCCTACGACTATGATGACCTGCACTCCCGCGTGATTAGTCTTGAGGAGCGGTTACGTGCATGCATGCAGAAGCTCG CGTGTGGTAAGCTGACCGGCATTAGTGATGCAATCACTATTAAAACATCCGGGTCTCGATTCGGATCCTGGATGACGGACCCTCTTGCTCCTGAAGGAGACACTAGG GTGTGGTACATGGACGGCTATCATAACAACCGTTTTGTGCGGGAATATAAGTCTATGGCGGACTTCATGACGTCGGACAACTTCACGTCTCACCGCCTGCCGCACCCTTGGTCCGGGACGGGTCAGGTGGTCTACAATGGCTCCATCTATTTCAACAAGTTCCAGAGCAACATGATCATCAAGTTTGACTTCAAGACATCCACCATAAGTAAATCTCAGCGTCTGGATAATGCAGGCTACAGTAACACCTACCACTATGCCTGGGGCGGACACTCTGACATCGACCTCATGGTGGACGAGGGCGGGCTCTGGGCTGTCTACGCCACCAATCAGAATGCGGGGAACATAGTCATCAGCAAGCTCCACCCCCTGACCCTGCATATAATCCAGAGCTGGACGACCAATCACCCGAGACGCAGCGCTGGGGAGTCGTTTATGATTTGCGGGACACTGTACGTGACCAACGGCTACTCAGGAGGGACGAAAGTCTACTACGCCTACCACACCAACTCCTCGACGTATGAGTACATCGATATCGTTCTGCAGAACAAGTACTCGCACATCTCCATGCTGGACTACAACCCACGAGATCGTGCGCTCTATGCCTGGAATAACGGACATCAAGTCCTATACAACGTTACGCTTTTCCATGTCATCCGCTCGGAGCAACTGTAA
- the LOC109104898 gene encoding noelin-like isoform X1: MSVPLLKIGVVLSTMAMITNWMSQTLPSLVGLNTTKLTAAQGGYPDRSIGVLPANPEESWQVYSSAQDSEGRCVCTVVAPQQTMCSRDARTKQLRQLLEKVQNMTQSIQVLDQRTQRDLQYVVKMEDQLRGLETKFRQVEENHKQNIAKQYKVIKAKMAELRPLIPVLEEYKADARLVQQFKEEVQNLTSSLSLLQQEMGAYDYDDLHSRVISLEERLRACMQKLGHCRKKKTTLSDLTTHRLNMCHKYTHPSVRVDAGLSNTSQKVMACGKLTGISDAITIKTSGSRFGSWMTDPLAPEGDTRVWYMDGYHNNRFVREYKSMADFMTSDNFTSHRLPHPWSGTGQVVYNGSIYFNKFQSNMIIKFDFKTSTISKSQRLDNAGYSNTYHYAWGGHSDIDLMVDEGGLWAVYATNQNAGNIVISKLHPLTLHIIQSWTTNHPRRSAGESFMICGTLYVTNGYSGGTKVYYAYHTNSSTYEYIDIVLQNKYSHISMLDYNPRDRALYAWNNGHQVLYNVTLFHVIRSEQL, encoded by the exons ATGTCGGTGCCTTTGCTGAAGATCGGTGTGGTGCTCAGCACCATGGCAATGATCACCAACTGGATGTCCCAGACACTTCCATCACTAGTGGGGCTCAACACCACCAAACTGACCGCGGCGCAGGGCGGCTATCCCGACCGGAGTATAGGA GTTTTACCTGCTAACCCAGAGGAGTCCTGGCAGGTGTACAGCTCGGCTCAGGACAGCGAGGGCAGGTGTGTGTGCACGGTCGTCGCACCTCAGCAGACCATGTGCTCAAGAGACGCCCGCACCAAACAACTCCGCCAGCTCCTGGAGAAG gtgCAAAACATGACGCAGTCTATCCAAGTATTGGACCAGCGGACCCAGAGGGACCTGCAGTACGTTGTGAAGATGGAAGATCAGCTCCGTGGCCTGGAGACCAAATTCAGACAGGTGGAGGAGAACCACAAACAAAACATCGCCAAGCAATACAAG GTCATAAAGGCAAAAATGGCGGAGCTGCGACCGCTGATTCCCGTACTGGAGGAGTACAAAGCGGACGCACGGCTGGTTCAGCAGTTTAAGGAGGAGGTGCAGAACTTGACGTCCAGCCTCAGCCTCCTTCAGCAGGAGATGGGAGCCTACGACTATGATGACCTGCACTCCCGCGTGATTAGTCTTGAGGAGCGGTTACGTGCATGCATGCAGAAGCTCG GACATTGCCGAAAGAAGAAGACGACTTTGTCTGATTTAACTACTCACAGACTAAACATGTGTCACAAATATACCCACCCAAGTGTGCGAGTAGACGCTGGACTTTCTAACACAAGTCAAAAAGTCATGG CGTGTGGTAAGCTGACCGGCATTAGTGATGCAATCACTATTAAAACATCCGGGTCTCGATTCGGATCCTGGATGACGGACCCTCTTGCTCCTGAAGGAGACACTAGG GTGTGGTACATGGACGGCTATCATAACAACCGTTTTGTGCGGGAATATAAGTCTATGGCGGACTTCATGACGTCGGACAACTTCACGTCTCACCGCCTGCCGCACCCTTGGTCCGGGACGGGTCAGGTGGTCTACAATGGCTCCATCTATTTCAACAAGTTCCAGAGCAACATGATCATCAAGTTTGACTTCAAGACATCCACCATAAGTAAATCTCAGCGTCTGGATAATGCAGGCTACAGTAACACCTACCACTATGCCTGGGGCGGACACTCTGACATCGACCTCATGGTGGACGAGGGCGGGCTCTGGGCTGTCTACGCCACCAATCAGAATGCGGGGAACATAGTCATCAGCAAGCTCCACCCCCTGACCCTGCATATAATCCAGAGCTGGACGACCAATCACCCGAGACGCAGCGCTGGGGAGTCGTTTATGATTTGCGGGACACTGTACGTGACCAACGGCTACTCAGGAGGGACGAAAGTCTACTACGCCTACCACACCAACTCCTCGACGTATGAGTACATCGATATCGTTCTGCAGAACAAGTACTCGCACATCTCCATGCTGGACTACAACCCACGAGATCGTGCGCTCTATGCCTGGAATAACGGACATCAAGTCCTATACAACGTTACGCTTTTCCATGTCATCCGCTCGGAGCAACTGTAA